A region from the Candidatus Bathyarchaeota archaeon genome encodes:
- a CDS encoding metallophosphoesterase, with the protein MKIAHISDTHISPFGWFVEKSYDKMVEKINEIKPNLVIHSGDITQDGLLEEYRFAQEKLKQIEAELVVIPGNHDGRNLGNTLYKDFFGKRQTTKRIEDMGITALDTTVPDINEGRLGRAGQEYLEKSLFLYFGIVKIVSLHHHLIPIPEAGRERNMIDDAGDVLKLITKNNVELVLMGHRHVPYTTKVENTIMSNAGTLSSRKTRGYHGHSFTLIDLSKKSVELRVIKLLEGKFSTEIMNKYQIA; encoded by the coding sequence TTGAAAATCGCACATATTTCAGATACCCACATCAGCCCATTTGGATGGTTTGTTGAAAAAAGTTACGATAAGATGGTTGAAAAAATAAACGAAATAAAACCAAATCTTGTCATACATTCTGGTGATATAACCCAAGATGGATTATTGGAAGAGTATAGATTTGCTCAGGAAAAGTTAAAACAAATAGAAGCCGAGTTGGTAGTCATCCCAGGTAACCATGACGGAAGAAATCTAGGCAATACTCTATACAAAGATTTCTTTGGAAAAAGACAAACAACAAAAAGAATTGAAGACATGGGGATAACGGCCCTAGATACCACAGTTCCAGACATAAATGAAGGCAGGCTTGGTAGAGCAGGTCAAGAATATTTGGAAAAATCACTTTTTTTATATTTCGGAATAGTTAAAATTGTGTCCTTACACCATCACCTGATCCCAATTCCAGAAGCTGGAAGAGAGAGAAACATGATCGATGATGCTGGAGACGTCCTCAAACTTATTACAAAGAATAATGTTGAATTAGTTCTTATGGGACATAGACACGTACCGTATACAACCAAAGTTGAAAATACAATCATGTCAAATGCAGGAACACTTTCTTCTAGAAAAACCAGAGGATACCATGGACACTCTTTTACTTTGATTGATTTAAGTAAAAAGTCAGTTGAATTAAGAGTAATAAAATTGCTTGAAGGTAAATTTTCAACGGAGATCATGAACAAATATCAAATTGCTTAG